The following is a genomic window from Saccopteryx bilineata isolate mSacBil1 chromosome 4, mSacBil1_pri_phased_curated, whole genome shotgun sequence.
GCCCCTTGACCCAGCCCCCATTTCTGGTtacattctttctctccttccctgctcCTTTTCATGCCCGAGTGCTTCTGCACTGTCTCTTGTGGTTTCCCCATACCCTCTTCCTTGGTAAAAAGTTCCTGTATTGAACTCTCCTCTGATGATCCTAATTCGTGTATGTCACCTACTTCTTCCCAGGCTTTGGGTTGGCACATGACAGAGGGCTTACATTTCAGTGGTAGTATTCCTTGATCCTTTTTGATAAGTCTGCCATCCTGTGAAGCTACACCATGCATCTCTTTTGGTTTTTAGCTTTTGTTTCCAAGTGCCTATGACAGTGTCATCGGAAATGCATGGTGACTATACACATGATGTGCGACAGAGCTAAGCGATAGTTGAGAGACAACTGGTCCACTGAGAGCAAAATGCAGTTGGAGGCCGTGAAGTTCAAATCTCAAGCACATTCCCATGCACAACGCTCTCTGGGGAATGCAGCCAGGCTCTGCAAATCCAGCCCCCTCTCAGGTTAGAAACTTTCTCTTCACCCTAGTGTTAGTTGGAAAACTTTCAGCCATAACCATATTTAGTCATATTTGGGGAGGAGAGAGTGGCAGGGCAAAggcgaaaaagaaaaaaaggatgtaTATGTACTTAAATGTAGCTGAGATCAGTTTACTTTCCCTGTCTGGGAAAGCCTCAGTCAGAGGTCacataacaaacaaaacaaaacaaaaaccttcccCTTCACTTGGGTGGACACTGGGCTGCTTTCATTCATCTCAGTCCAAGAATCATTGTATCAAGTCATGGCTCGGTCACACTGTGGCAACCCCGAGTGGCTGCAAGGCCAGGCTGGGAGACCCATCCCTTCTAATCACTGCAAGCCACagctgtcttatttttttaaagcatgtttCCTTTATCAAGATAAGATAAACTTACTGACAAAAGGAAATTTACAGATAgcccagaggggaaggagaagataaGAGTGAATTGCCCAATTTAAAACAGGAAGGAACGTGGGCAGCGGAGAAAGTTTCCGGGGCCTCCGAGGCCAGGCACGTTCCCAGCGCCCTGCAGCTGCTCCGGAGGAACCACGGCGCTGGCATTGTTACCGGACATTCTGCTCACATCTTCTGAGGAACCCAGGCGAGGCAGGGAGGAAAGGCAGAAAAAGGCTATGAAAATCAGAAGCAAAGAGGAAAGGATGTAGAggttggttaaaaataaaatgtatcagaTGAGAATTAAGTCCTGAGAATGTTATCTCTCCACCCAGGAgggtgagagggaaaaaaaaaggcctgTCCAGGAGAAGGCGGTCACAGGATTAATAAGCATAAAAATAGGAGGAAATGACCAAGCAAATATGCCAGCTAGCAGGGGAGGGGCCCTTCTTGAGGTGCTAACTTTCCCTGATGAGGCAGATTGTAAGGCCGGTAGCCATGGTCACcaccacagcagcctggcccatgcaggttcacattggattcggacagacagtactgaaacaacggagccaagaactggtgggccattacctttaatcctagcttgcacccagcgggtgcAAGtacaacacacactgggctccaaaacccactcattcagtgctcacaaagccactgacttattagtttcctggaatcaaagatttctagctcaccagtcttattcacctctgttccgcatctctttctctctccctgcacaaactagcttctcactcagcactacaccatcttggctgcttctccaggtctcctccatgtggcctttctctgctctcctctctaatgttaatctcaggaaccgaaagagagcaagctcccagtctgcccccattttatagtatagaaaccaaaacctttaatccaatacacaaacagggaagtctctgatacaaagtcatttatctgaggtataatgggattcctcatgagagtgcaccaccctacatcatgcaatcagtcaagggtgtggggaaaagcttagtcttaaaactaagccttaggctataacaaccctgcctctTTACagactgtcccccacacccaattcaaactataagcgagcaaacatatataacatatttacaaacttatttgaccaacacagatGATGACCAAGGGGCTATATATATCTGGTGGAAAgagatattttttcaaattgtttGCATTTGGTTTTCCATGTGCATTTATTaccttttcagaaaaataaaggtcTTTGGACAAGATTCTTGGGAATTCCTACTCCTCAGCCTTTTTAAGCAGGTAACCTGGTCCCCAGTGAATGCTTCAAAATCCAGACAATGGCAACTACTTCCCTGCTGCCTGCTAATGTGTCTTCTCTCCGGACAGCTATGCACGcccaccctcaccaccaccctgACAGCTTTTCTGAGATCCGGTCTGAGTTTGGGCTGCTCCCAAAGCTCTCTTCAAAACAGGCCCACCACACCCTGACCCTGTTTTAAATCCCATTCTCCTGGAAGCTCACACCAATAAAGAAAAGCCCCTCCATTCTTCGGCCCCAAGTCATCATAAGGGATGTGCCATTTTCCCCTATATGGACACAAAATAAAGACTGCttgttaaattcatttttaatgataCAGTGTTTATCTGCTCCTAAAATAATGTCTGTCCACAACAGCTCTAAAATCCGTATGCAAACTTCTGACAATAAAACACAACAGCTCTGAGATGTTtctctaactttaaaaaatgaatcataaAATGGCCTTTATAAATTTCCTGAATAATCTCAGCACTCAGGAGCGTGAACAGCAACTATTTCCAAAAAAAAGCTGGCTTTCCTAAGTGCTGAGTTTATCAGAGGTCAAACAAACAGAATTCACGAAAGATATCTGGAGCTTTTCAACATTCAGCCTTTCACAGTATTTAAGCAAAAGTGCCgtgtttcaaagaaattaaaatgacatcTTCTACAAGCCACCTTTAAAAGATTAGGTAAAGATCACCCAAGTGCCTTCGAGAATTAAAAATCTTTGTAAATCTCCACTCAATATCACTTGGAGGTCTCTTCCCCGAATGTCCATTTATCAGATATTTTCATTTGTCAGTAAAAGAACTCCACCGACATCTCAGCTCTACCTCAAGCCCAAAATGGAATGTTAGGTATATTAAGAATAAGAAATCTGTTTCCTTTCCTCCCCTCAGAGTGCATCAAAATAGGGACCTAGGTTGGCAGCTCACACACTAAATGTCCCAATGCATTGCACCGTGGCCCGCTGGGAGGTCTCTAAATTACACCCAGGAAACCCAAACTTGTTTTCACTTCCAGGTGGCCCACACTGCTAACTGGCATATTGCTGACAGCACACCCCATACAGCTCATACCCAGCATTAGCCCACGAGGCCAATGTTTGACATACACCCAAAGTTCCTCCACAATCCTGTTGTGCAGGCAAAGAAGATCCTGTTGCAAAGTCAAGACAGAATTCAAATACAAAGTTCGTGTTTTCTGCTTATGTGGTGTGTATTAAAAAATTGACATTCTTTAATGTTGGGCATGAGATCCTTGTTGCTAATCaaaacacaatataaaaatatcaagtagcaagcatttatttcaagCTCCCTCTCTCCCAACTCCTCTCACTCCCATTCTGTTGTTTGGTGAGTCCTCTGCAGGTAGGAGACACCAAAGACAACACTGAGAAGTTGGAAGTCTTGAGTCAAATCCTAGTGTGTTACCCTATCACCGTGTAACCTCTGACCAGCTGCCTAACCACTCTGAGTGTAGTTCCTTATCTGTAAAGAGGAAGAGCTGTCTCAGAGGCTACAAAGAATAAACATGTGAGAGCACGTAGCACAGGTATGGCACAGAGGTATTATCTGAGTACTTAACTAGTCATCTTACCAATTGTTTTATATCATGACTCTTTAATTGCTGAACTTGGCCTTGCAAATGTAAAGGAGATAGGCCATGGTAAATCCAGCCTCTCAAAGGGCCTAGCCTATCAACATGGTGAAACAGCAGCATGTTAAAAAATCACATCTGGATAGTAGATTGGGTCTTTAATATAAACCAGCATATACTCTTCAACCAAGTTCCATTATAGCCAGCTTCATTTGGAAAAGAACtatttattttcactgttttgACAATAGTCTCTAACCTTCTAGCTCATCAGTATTCTTGTCATGTAATTCAAAAGATTCCAGACTGAAGCTAAGtcagttttgtattattttcatttgaaataactTTACCAAGAATATCCCTTGTGCTTGTCCTCATAGTTATCAAATATAAAAGCACCAGACATGTCCAAAACCCTATTTTACACAAACTGCTGACCAAGCATGACATTTCTCATCATTGCTTTCTGAAACACAGGAAATTTGAAGACTGAATGGCCAATATAAATTAGGATGACCCAGCCTCTAAAAAACCTGTGttatttaaagaaggaaaaatgaaatcaTGTCTGAATGAATAATTCGTGATTCAGACAGCCTAGCATTTAATTGGTATTAACTAATGTGCTGAAGATCTATTTAATGCACTTAGGTAAGACTTCTTATTTCCACAAAATTGGATCTTTGGTTCAAAATTTAATCTCCTGCCATGGACTTTGCACTATATAGGTGATGTAACACTGAGGTAGGCTCTTAATATTTCATTGCCAGGAATATAAAGGAAATTGATCAAATTATTTGCCAAATCATATTGCTTTAGCAAGGCTAAGCCCTTCCTTGTCACACAGAGAATCAAAAGAGTAGGCACTACTACCCTTGTATTTTCCAAGTTAATCTTCCAGAACTCAAATAGGCCATGAGAAGAACCAGTGCATTGAAGGTGATTTGATATATAGTTTATTAGTTTATAGAACCTTTGTCTGGAGGGAGTAAGCAAGGCCATAGAGATTCCAATGTTTTGGCAAGACAAAATATTAACCAAAATAAAAGCTACAAGAAGTCTTATTTGAGCAAAATTATATTCCTTCAGAATATTCTGTCATTCTCGTGACACCAGTAATCATGGGAAAGGAAATCTTAGTTGcaattttatatactataaaattccTAAGAAAAAACCTTGTTTCTCTCTTAATGAAGTTTTCCAAAATTGTTCCAAAGGAGGAATATACTCTGCCTTATCTGAAGCTATTCATGTCAATTACTCCTACAATCCCAGGACAACAAAGGGCAGAATTCTTCTGTGTTCAATTTTCAGGTTCATGGTGGTCAACCACCCTTTCAGACAGATAAGCAAATATGAAATGACACAATGACCAAAACTTTCTAAAACTCTTAGCCTAAATTCGTAAGTCAACAGTGAAAGATATGTGTACAAAGATTCTAGTTAGTCCTTCCtgtcaaaaatgaagaaaatttatcaaaatattgAAATGCTAAGGTAGGTCAGTGAGTTTATTCAAAAGTATTTACTGAGcccttactgtgtgccaggcactattttagGTGCTGGGAACACATtccattcattaaaaatatacaagaatCCCTGTCTTCTTTGTGCTTACACTCTAGAGGAAAGATATAAGATAATAAACACAGCAAGTAAGAAAATTACATAGTAAGTTAAAAGGTGATAAATATTAtggaaaaaaagatagcaattatAAGTATAAAGACACATCTTAGCTAGAAAATTTCTAaaaccagaaaaggaaaaaataagcttCTTTCTTGCAAAGCCTATTTATCtataaatgaccaaaaaaaatattcttggcCCTTTCAAGTTCATGGGATTTTCAAGCAAGTAAttaagggatttttaaaatatgaaaatggaaTTGAAAACTAGCAAGAGTAGCTTTTATAAAGCAGGCTCTCGATACAGAGTTCTTGAGGAATCTGTGTTTACTTTGGCAGTAGAACCCTTCACAATTCTAGCAAATTCCACGTTTCTGGCCACAATGCCAACCACAGTGGAGTTGGAGAGTCCAGTCTGTTGAAAAGGCAATGCAGGACAGAAAATGTGAAAGAACTCAATCAGCTTTTCaggattttttatttccatttccttttttaaatacagcaccctattttttaaaattattttcttattttgttaaagTCGGGTGagctcattaaaaagaaaaactgaaaaatgaaaatgtccaCATTTCCAACTCCATCTCGCTCTCAGATTGCTCAAGACGCACACACATTTGCTGTGTATCCGTAGACCCGGGTCTTTCGACGCTAGCATCAGAGGTTGCTGACTCTAAACCAGCAGGtaaattttttccctttgctttaaATTGAAATTCCATTTcaagaaagaaaccaaataatTAATGGCTAGCTTTTGCCTCTGAGGAATTAGGTTCTCCAAGTAAgaagtgaaaatagaaaataaatggtgATGTCATTTTTGATCAGAAAGTCATATGTTCTGTAAAATAGGGCAGGGCAGAAAGTCCAGGCTATAGGGCCAGGAAAAAGGAGTGTCTACCCACAGGACACTTATAAATGGATGACTATGACAGCAGCCCTTTCTAGAGGTAATAATGTCATTAGGTTGTGATAAGTCTCCAAAAACCCCAAAAGCTCTGGATTAAAAACATTTGGAAATTGTTCAGATGACACAAATTCCAGTTTCTTGCTGTTAAGGCTTCAATGATGCCTCTGTGGCACctgtcaccatttttttttctttgcaaaccAACTCCTTTCAAATCAGGAAGTGTACATAAAGTGCAAATAagatttattctctctcttgtGCTTCTGGGCTCTCGTTTTGATACAGATCACCAAATCTAACAGTTAAACCGCTGGCCAGAGAGGTCATCTTCAGGTATTTTCCGTGATAGATGATGAGTTCATCTGGCAAAGAGAGTGTCTGAAGGTGAATGCAGTCTTGGAAGAAACATAAAGTACCATTCACAGGACAGGGGTGTGAACGTGCGAGTGGTAGGGAGGGAGGTGCTCCACACCAGTTCACTGAAGAGGCCTTCTTTGGGTCTCAACTCAAAGAAAATTCAGGAACTGTTGCTAAGACGAATGAGGCCAGTGAATTTTGGAGCACTGTCAGTCTTCAGTGAGGGCGGATTCTGTTTTCCCTGgggtaaaaacagaaaaaagaatgaagagggTAAGGAGCCAGATCTGATGACTTTAAAATCACAAATGTCATCCAAAAAGCCTCTAGTAAATAATTCCCGTcttacaaaacaaaactgagcaaAGCGCCTCCTAATAGGGCTCAGCAAATATGCTTCTTACGTGTTTGACATATAGTCCAAATGGGTGATGACTTAGGCCATATTACGTATTTCTTtacttcaggatttttttttcaaattatttttaattgattagggagagagagacacatctatttgttgttccatttatttatgcattcgttggttgattcttgtatgtgccctcatcaGAGATCAAACGTGCAActctggcatattgggatgatgctttaaccaactgagctacctggccagggccaagatttcttagattaattttttttcgaTTAGTATGCCAATGACCACAGtgactcttttattattattattattaagtgtgaggagggaaggcagagagacagactcccacatgccccctgactgggatccagcaggcaagccccctatggggcaatgctctgcccttctgaggccattgctccattgttctgcaaccaagctatttttagcacctgaggcagagaccacagagccatcctcagcacctggggccaactcacttgaaccaattgagccgtggctgcaggaggggaagagagagagagagagaaaagggggagagggagaggtgtagaagcagatggttgcttctgtgccctgactggaatggaacccaggacatccacacattaggctgatgctctaccactgagccaaccagccagggctgtgcatGGTTAGTCTTTAAGAGAAGGATACAATATGTAACTTTTCCCATATTTGGGGGCCAGGAATTTATCTTCCTAAAACCACCTTGGCAAGGCTGGCTGGATTAGTGTTTCAGTGTAACATTTTGGGAAATGCTGCTTTAGAATGCTGGTTGGAGGGAACAGGAGTATTATTAAGTCATATTCAGTTTATAGTACATGAATGCAGTTTTTATATTGGGAGTCACAGTCCCACACCAATATAATAAATTAACCATTCTAGTTGGGTTTTGTTGTATTTCCTTTGCAATGTGCCAAAATCATGGACAGCATTAAATGTTATTTTGGATGGGtgaacattaataataataatctgtcaTGCAATCAGTGCGCATTCACAAAGGATGCCCTtcgaatttttctaattttcccaacagagCTAAGGCTAAGGTTTCAGGATTAAGTCCACCAAGATATCATTATATATGAAGTTAACCCACAGCTGAAAATAAACAGAGTAGAttagaacatattttttaaatctggaaTAAAAATCAAAGATTGACATAATCAAAAGTCACAGAAATTTATCAAACACATACTAGTTAAATTCCTGAACTTCTTTTTGGCTTCTGCCCTTTCATCAGCATCAAAGTACCAAACAGTCATAGCGTATCTGTGAAGATAAGCAGATATAAGAGGTTTGAAAATactactgaaaaattaaaaatgcatactACAAATCTCCCTTCATAGCCTTTGTAAAACCAACATTTAAACTTTTCCCAATTATTAGAAGTccatcccttttttattttaaaataaacttctctGGTTTCAATTCTATTTAAatgcaataaaacaaataaggaatTCCAAGTATGCACCAGGCATCAATGCAGGCAATGGGAATTCAGATCATCATGTGAATATTCCTGCTTCGGCCTCAAAAGCACGGCCTCAACCAGGGAGACAGGCAACTTAACAAATAATGTAAGAGATGTATAATGATCTACACAGAAAGGACTGGAGGGAAATCATTCTGCTAAAGACTGGGAGACCTGACTTGGTGGAGAGAGCACAGAGaagaggaggtgacatctgaaTGAAGCTTTGAAgaataatttatgtaaatgaCAGGACACCTAAAACTCGGCTTTCTTTAGTTTTGGACACAGAAGCAAAGATGCAATGAAATAATGATGCCCTCAAGCTTTCTACTGTGTTCTCGTTAATAAACTTTATCCCATCTACAGGATAGACTGGAACAGGAGTTGTTTCATGCatgaattttccaaaaatttcattttataataattattagctACTCGAATTTCTAtagcactgattttttttccaggGCTTCCCATCAACATTTGTTAACGTTTCCTGTTACTTTGGCCAACAGGGACTGTGGAATAACAAGGGAATTCTAGCACAAACCACAGGATCCAATTATTGTACCCCATTTAACAAGCCACAGTCAGGTTTTGGTGGTAAAATTAGTTACCTGCTCATCTAAAGCACATTCCAATTTGACATTTAATATGCAACTATGTGTAGGGTTCAGATCTGTGATTTCTTGAAAGGGACACATAAATCTTAAGAACTTTATATCTATGGATTTAACttaatgaatttaatttaattaggCTTGTGCAGGTTTAGTCAATATCCTGCTACCCATGTTCTAACCCTTTGCCCCAGCTGCTATCACCAATTCCAGCTGCACCCCCACAGCCCTCCAGCACTGCCTGGTTTACGGTTTACAGCTGTGGCCATAAAACAAAGGCAAATGAAAGGCAGAGTCCAAAATTAAGATTATAGCTAGAGTTTCTAGATTAACACTAAACAACATTAAGTTGTTCAGTTACTCTGAAAATCTTCCCACGCACAATCTGAGGACAGGATTATTTTAAATCCAATGGTTAGGATATGGTTGGtacagtgaccccaaaccaattTATGCTAAGAAAAgggtaaaaaaagaatagaagtcataataaattcctttcctttttcaaggttctttctttgcttttaccTGGCAACTCATAAACTCATCGAGTTGAGCCGACAGAATTCCTGGTACGTGGCAGCCAACATTTTCGAGGAATAGTTCAACATGAGTTTTTtgaaaggaggggtggggaagaaagaagagaaaagaaaaacactctggGAAAGTTAGAGTCCAATATGTTCACTTTAATGGAAAACAATTTGTTAATAGTTCAAATTGATGTTAGATTTTGTGTGGTAAGGAATCCTAAGCTTCCActttaaggaaaattaaaatcaacacCAAACAGGTTTGCTATCAGCTTTGGGGTGTGGTTACTCCTTCTTTTCATAGGACACCAGTATAGAGAAGCCTCTGGGAACTGGGGTTTGTAAAGAAACTTCTCACAAGGAATCGTGGCCCTGGCTGTTACCTGGTAGCATAGGAAGGCTGGACTTCGTGCGGGTTCCTGCGGTCTGACCAGAAGAACAAGAGTCTGTCAAAAATGGGTTCCACATCCGCTACAAATGGTTTCCCTTCTGGAAATATCCGTAGGACCCCACCATGTAGCTGGGGGACACAAAGAAGGTTGATTATTTCCTGGCTCACACACAGATAATTAACAATGATGTTTAAGACTTGTCTAAAAACAAGGCCAGCTTCTAACCTTCACTCTAAGCATATATtattccccattttttttttacaaggacacagagagagtcagagagagggatagatagggacagatagacaggaacggggagagatgagaagcatcaatcatcagttttttgttgcaacaccttagttgttcattgattgctttctcatatgtgccttggccacgggtcttcagcagatcaagtaaccccttgctcaagccagcaaccctgggtccaagctggtgagctttttgctcaagccagatgagcccgcactcaagctggcgacctcggggtctcgaacctgggtcttctgcatcccagtccgatgctctatccactgtgccaccacctggtcaggctactcccAAATTTTTACTTCAGCCTCATACtttgtattaaattttatttcatacttGGTTAGAGCTATTTCCTTATTCACCTCCCACCAACAGAAGCTTTCCCACATCCAAACTCATGAAGCCTATGCACACAAAATGCAGTTCTAATTGGCCATATTGTACAGAATCACCGATATCTGACTGACTTTGAGCTACACCCACCCGAGCCACTTTGTAtggtttaattaaatattaagagCTTCCTAGGATAATCACCCAGCACACCCTCCCTTCAAGCAGAACTCACAACTTCCCTCTGAACACCACTAGCTCCTTTGTGACCTTGTAAGTTGGAAGTGACATGCTCTTTTCTCTGAACTCTCAAACCACCTTATCTGTACCTTTTATTCTATGAATCTCTTGTTTCATTGGAGACACTTTTTCATTTTACGTGTATGCCCAATCTGCCCTACTAGAGAATCCATAGCTGGGTAGAAGTCAGGCTCACATATCAAGGTATCCCctcagcacaatgcctggcacccaCAGGCACTCTCTCACATATTTGTTGATTAATAATATTTTGCAATTTATTATCACTGATCCTATAACTTTACTCATTTGCCTATAACACCACCtttcaagattttaaaagaaaactaagggATAAATTCTAGTCACGTGACCAAACAGGGATAAGAGACAATAAGCCTtaccactgagtcactggcttccTGGGTTTCGTATTTCAGACCCCTGATACAACATCCTGGCCAATGACAGCCAGCCGCCCAAACGAACAGGGGCGGGAGATGCAGAAGGTTCCAAAGCCAAATAAGCTTGCAAAGTTCTAATTTCTCAGACTCTTAAATCATCTTCAATTTTCAGAAAACATTcaaattccagaaaaatatttgtaagtgtGGAACCAGACTGcatatctctatctctctatatgttcagaaatacataaataaaccaTAAAACCTTTGGCATTCACAAGCCAGAGTAAACCATGGCAGGCAGCCACCAGTGAGATGTATCACCCGAGAGGGGGGCCTGTGTTGGAAACCTCACTGGGGAATAGTTTTATAGCCTCCAGTTCTATTTTTGTGGAATTCTCTCAGTGTCTCCACTGGAAGGGGTAAGTGTCTACCTTATTCGACACTGAGAATCATATCAGCTCTGAATTACAATGAAAACTTCGATCCCTAAAATAGCGAATTACCTTCTCATCAACCACTCCTCCCACATCTTAATGATCCTACCTACCCCCCcaatcaaattaattttatattcattattttcatcCCATCAACTTCAGTACTAATACCTAAGGGAGGgggatatgaaaaagaaaagattcatcTGTGGAAATTATAAACTccaaatcaggggtcgggaacctatggctcacgagccagatgtggctcttttgatggctgcatctgatttgcagacaaatctttattaaaaaaaataataataacgttaaaaatataaaacattctcatgtattacaatccattcatttcctaccgctcatgttcatgattgcgggtggctggagccaatcacagctgtcctccgggacaacaccaaatttttattggataatgcgtaatgtacacaggtcgttgtatggctctcatggaattacattttaaaatatgtggtgttcatggctctctcagccaaaaagtttcccaacccctgttccaAATTCTCCTCTAAGTCATGTGAATTCTTTCCCTCTACTTTTTAACCCCTCCCTCTAATCCCATTATTTCCAAATACCTTGGAATCCCAGTTCTTGTTCAGATAGTAGATGCAGGTGATGCAGCGGCCATCGCCATTGGGGTTGTCTACATGTCGAACATAACCTGCTCCATTTCCTGGGTAGCAAGCCACCATTGCCTATGAAGAAATCCCAAGAGACTGGTTAACAAAGCTGAGACAATCTTCTCCTACTGGTGAGCAGCTGAGTAACATAGTCTCCTTGGGTACTATGTGACATTTATAGGCAGCTGCTGGCTTCTTAATTGTATGGACAGTACATAAATTTGGACTCTTTAGCATGCAAGATTTAACGGCCAAGTCAGACCTATGGCCCAGTCCAGTACAAAGCGGTTCAACAATATTGCTACATTTGTAGAACATTTTAGACAGTAACCCATGTACATCTCATTAGGATGTCCTCTTTTCTTTAATCCTCTTTTTTGAAATTGCAGGCTCAGGGTTCCCACCCTAGACTGACAAAATCAGAATCACTAGGTATGAAATTTAGGAATTAAGCCTGTTTAAAAAGTGGCCCTGAATCCCTGAATTACCCTCTGTCTTAGAGCTAGGGCTCAAGATGTTTGCATTTACAAAGACACCGAAACCAATCTCCAAAGAGGAAAAGGTCAAGCTTGCTCAACAAAATGcttaggaaagaaggaagagagaagggtcaATGGGAAGCTGTGTCCTAACTTGTTAGCACAGAACCACTCAGGTCTGGTTCTCAGAAAAAGCCACAGGCACATCTTATGTTTCTC
Proteins encoded in this region:
- the EGLN3 gene encoding prolyl hydroxylase EGLN3; the protein is MPLGHIMRLDLEKIALEYIVPCLHEVGFCYLDNFLGEVVGDCVLERVKQLHSNGVLRDGQLAGPRAGVSKRHLRGDQITWIGGNEEGCEAISFLLSLIDRLVLYCGSRLGKYYVKERSKAMVACYPGNGAGYVRHVDNPNGDGRCITCIYYLNKNWDSKLHGGVLRIFPEGKPFVADVEPIFDRLLFFWSDRRNPHEVQPSYATRYAMTVWYFDADERAEAKKKFRNLTRKTESALTED